In Burkholderia gladioli, a genomic segment contains:
- the hfq gene encoding RNA chaperone Hfq — MANPAESHPQNDFINAARKERKRVEIYLVNGIRLTGCIESFDQYLVMLRTPVGLQGIYKRAISTIQLDMGGSRPGGGGGRGGPRTGGGGGHGGHGGGRPPREGGGHSPYGSHGGSRESRGEGREGGGYPPREPREPREPREYGAPREYSAPRDYPRESHEGVSTPSERSGSPTVIVTRRRRPLGPTGGSSGSGNGGNE, encoded by the coding sequence ATGGCCAATCCTGCAGAATCCCATCCGCAAAACGACTTCATCAACGCAGCGCGCAAGGAACGCAAGCGCGTGGAAATCTACCTCGTCAACGGTATCCGTCTGACGGGCTGCATCGAGTCGTTCGACCAGTACCTGGTGATGCTGCGCACGCCCGTCGGTTTGCAAGGCATCTACAAACGCGCGATCTCGACGATCCAGCTCGACATGGGCGGTTCGCGCCCCGGCGGCGGTGGCGGCCGCGGCGGCCCCCGCACCGGTGGTGGCGGCGGCCATGGCGGGCACGGCGGCGGCCGGCCGCCCCGCGAAGGTGGCGGCCACAGCCCCTACGGCTCGCATGGCGGCTCGCGCGAATCGCGCGGCGAAGGCCGCGAAGGCGGCGGTTATCCCCCGCGCGAGCCGCGTGAACCCCGCGAACCGCGTGAATACGGCGCCCCGCGCGAATACAGCGCGCCGCGCGACTATCCCCGCGAATCGCACGAAGGCGTGTCCACGCCGTCCGAGCGCAGCGGCAGTCCCACCGTGATCGTCACGCGCCGTCGCCGGCCGCTCGGACCGACGGGCGGCAGCAGCGGCAGCGGTAACGGCGGCAACGAGTAA
- a CDS encoding TadG family pilus assembly protein, which yields MKPAQSRRIGLSIPGRTIVGRRRERGAFAVMTLIFLAATISILGVIDIGNAFFERRDLQRIADMAALAGAQRLDNACAQAPVTATAAATKNGLNTGTGDTITVGCGRWDPSVNAAPSYYVPAANVGTGSSNPNALQLNGVQVKLTRQVRHFFVGPTQTVRASSTARATAIDVFSVGATLAQLGGTSCSGTPASSSANPGLVNGLLGALLGSKSGLNLSLVSYQALACTNVRLADIATSAGVGTIDQLLALNLSLSQFLKLIANALQQTSVVNANLQASLGALQAMISANVNGGNLNLGGPNGLLNIALANTQSAATATVSLLDLIMVGAEVANSNNAVAVNIPSVALGGLTGTQLQVQIISPPSIGIGEGGINPATGQWRTQASTAAVGLYLVVDLGLKQVPIVGPLLQLVGVNVDVTLPLYLQVGTGKAVLNSTQCAQTAAASTATITATPGVANLCIGTPPLNSKGMISLSSTYSCKSPAQIINAQIAPFGILNLLQLTVSVSNISVQVQGAAQTHTFSGVAGLDSDYWTVNSNALGSALANALAQLATAQISPNLGLLGNLISVALPSNFVGTILGILQPVLGPLLSALDAVIVPLLNLLGVQVGAATVHQISLTCGVAQTVY from the coding sequence ATGAAACCCGCTCAATCCCGCCGTATCGGCTTGTCGATCCCCGGACGCACGATCGTCGGCCGACGCCGGGAGCGCGGTGCGTTCGCGGTGATGACGCTGATCTTCCTGGCGGCCACCATCTCGATCCTCGGCGTCATCGATATCGGCAACGCGTTCTTCGAGCGCCGCGACCTGCAGCGCATCGCCGACATGGCCGCGCTGGCGGGGGCGCAACGGCTCGACAACGCCTGTGCCCAGGCACCGGTCACCGCCACGGCCGCGGCGACCAAGAACGGCTTGAACACCGGCACCGGCGATACCATCACGGTCGGCTGCGGGCGCTGGGATCCGAGCGTCAACGCCGCGCCGAGCTACTACGTGCCGGCCGCCAATGTCGGCACCGGCTCGTCGAACCCGAATGCGCTGCAGCTCAACGGGGTGCAGGTGAAGCTGACGCGGCAGGTGCGGCACTTCTTCGTGGGACCGACGCAGACCGTGCGTGCCAGCTCGACCGCGCGCGCCACCGCGATCGACGTGTTCTCGGTCGGCGCGACGCTGGCGCAGCTCGGCGGTACCAGCTGCTCGGGCACGCCGGCCTCGTCGTCGGCGAATCCGGGTTTGGTCAACGGCCTGCTCGGCGCGCTGCTCGGCTCGAAGTCGGGGCTCAACCTGAGCCTGGTGTCCTACCAGGCGCTGGCCTGCACCAACGTGCGGCTCGCCGATATCGCGACCTCGGCCGGGGTCGGCACGATCGACCAGTTGCTCGCGCTGAATCTCTCGCTGTCGCAGTTCCTCAAGCTGATCGCCAATGCGCTGCAGCAGACCAGCGTGGTCAATGCCAACCTGCAGGCCAGCCTCGGCGCGCTACAGGCGATGATCTCGGCCAACGTGAACGGCGGCAATCTCAACCTCGGCGGCCCGAACGGCCTGCTGAACATCGCCCTGGCCAATACCCAGTCGGCCGCCACCGCCACCGTCAGCCTGCTCGACCTGATCATGGTCGGCGCCGAGGTGGCGAACTCGAACAACGCGGTGGCCGTCAACATCCCGTCGGTGGCGCTAGGTGGGCTGACCGGCACCCAGCTGCAGGTGCAGATCATCAGCCCGCCGTCGATCGGGATCGGCGAAGGCGGCATCAATCCGGCCACCGGGCAGTGGCGCACCCAGGCCTCGACGGCGGCCGTCGGGTTGTACCTGGTGGTCGATCTCGGCCTCAAGCAGGTGCCGATCGTAGGGCCTCTGCTGCAACTAGTCGGCGTCAATGTCGACGTGACGCTGCCGCTCTATCTGCAGGTCGGTACCGGCAAGGCCGTGCTCAACTCGACTCAGTGCGCGCAAACAGCCGCCGCGAGTACCGCCACCATCACGGCCACACCGGGCGTCGCGAACCTCTGCATCGGCACGCCACCGCTCAATTCGAAAGGCATGATCAGCCTGTCGTCGACCTACAGCTGCAAGTCGCCAGCGCAGATCATCAACGCGCAGATCGCGCCGTTTGGCATTCTCAATCTGCTGCAATTGACCGTTTCGGTCTCGAATATTTCGGTACAGGTCCAGGGGGCGGCGCAGACCCATACCTTCAGCGGTGTAGCCGGCCTCGATTCCGACTATTGGACGGTCAACTCGAACGCGCTCGGCTCGGCGCTCGCCAATGCGCTGGCCCAGCTCGCCACCGCGCAGATTTCGCCGAATCTGGGCCTGCTTGGGAACCTGATCTCGGTTGCCCTGCCCTCCAACTTCGTCGGGACCATCCTCGGCATCCTGCAGCCGGTCCTGGGCCCGCTGCTGTCCGCCCTCGACGCGGTTATCGTTCCGCTCCTGAACCTGCTCGGCGTGCAGGTCGGCGCGGCCACCGTGCACCAGATCTCGCTGACCTGCGGGGTCGCGCAGACGGTCTATTGA
- a CDS encoding DUF3613 domain-containing protein has translation MRHFPSHPRANPRRIGFALAVLAGVLGATVARAQAVDPALAQLQQQLQPISGAQLQPQLLAPADAAPAPQAAVQQVQGSSQPLPAVAPSTQVQAAQPQPVALQQQAAPQDVAPPRPAVAAQPVPAPVEVAMQPAPAPPAAMEPARRRSDVGPSTEAWLDLQRSNRAASSEPHPFEGAAASYAYQRYLQSFNSPIPTWFTSVQQGSGGGGSGGSSFGGGSQSQ, from the coding sequence ATGCGACATTTCCCATCCCATCCGCGCGCCAACCCGCGACGCATCGGGTTCGCGCTGGCGGTGCTGGCCGGCGTGCTCGGCGCCACGGTGGCGCGGGCGCAGGCCGTGGATCCGGCGCTCGCGCAATTGCAGCAACAACTGCAACCGATCTCGGGTGCCCAGTTGCAGCCGCAACTGCTGGCGCCCGCCGATGCCGCGCCTGCGCCGCAGGCGGCGGTGCAGCAGGTGCAGGGTTCATCGCAGCCCTTGCCGGCGGTCGCGCCGTCGACGCAGGTCCAGGCAGCCCAGCCGCAGCCGGTGGCGCTCCAGCAGCAGGCGGCACCGCAGGACGTGGCGCCGCCTCGGCCGGCGGTCGCGGCCCAGCCGGTGCCCGCGCCGGTCGAGGTGGCGATGCAGCCGGCCCCAGCGCCGCCCGCTGCGATGGAGCCGGCCCGTCGGCGCTCCGACGTCGGCCCGAGCACCGAGGCCTGGCTCGATCTGCAACGTAGCAATCGCGCCGCGTCGTCCGAGCCGCATCCGTTCGAGGGCGCGGCCGCGTCGTATGCCTATCAGCGCTACCTGCAGTCGTTCAACTCGCCGATCCCGACCTGGTTCACCTCGGTCCAGCAGGGTTCGGGCGGCGGCGGCAGTGGCGGCTCGTCGTTCGGCGGCGGCTCGCAGTCGCAATAA
- a CDS encoding tetratricopeptide repeat protein yields the protein MNRSNWRVMLAGVLVGALASGCSLFKESNYGIGAQAERAALMQAADKPDPPDTPGMYLGLIDRMQQQGLFYASLAHIDEYEKLYGSTPDTKLLRADALRSTGQYEASEQVYTQLLNTTLAARAYRGIGLIAGTRGDFTRAAKLLDQATLLAPTDASTLSDLAYARMRTGDLALARVPLMKAAELDQKNARILSNVALFLVATGHDGDAQGLMDQQRMSQPLRNEIRDDAARVTAAQRMRQLTVVPAPAPARAGATASGDVGAQPIASNDGFDLAAPLLQRFSQK from the coding sequence ATGAATCGATCGAATTGGCGCGTCATGCTGGCCGGCGTGCTGGTCGGCGCCCTGGCGAGCGGCTGTTCGCTGTTCAAGGAGTCCAACTACGGGATCGGTGCGCAGGCCGAGCGCGCGGCGCTGATGCAGGCGGCCGACAAACCGGATCCGCCCGACACGCCGGGCATGTACCTGGGGCTGATCGACCGGATGCAGCAGCAGGGACTGTTCTATGCCTCGCTGGCGCATATCGACGAATACGAGAAGCTGTACGGCTCGACGCCGGACACCAAGCTGCTGCGCGCCGACGCCTTGCGCTCGACCGGGCAGTACGAGGCGAGCGAGCAGGTCTACACGCAATTGCTGAATACCACGCTGGCGGCGCGCGCCTATCGCGGCATCGGCCTGATCGCGGGCACGCGCGGCGATTTCACGCGCGCGGCTAAGCTGCTCGACCAGGCCACGCTGCTGGCGCCGACCGACGCCTCGACCTTGTCCGATCTCGCCTATGCGCGCATGCGCACCGGCGATCTCGCGCTGGCGCGCGTGCCCCTCATGAAGGCGGCCGAACTCGACCAGAAGAATGCGCGGATCCTCAGCAATGTCGCGCTGTTCCTGGTGGCGACGGGCCACGACGGCGACGCGCAGGGGTTGATGGACCAGCAGCGCATGTCCCAACCATTGCGCAACGAGATCCGCGATGACGCGGCGCGCGTGACGGCCGCCCAGCGCATGCGCCAACTGACGGTGGTGCCGGCGCCGGCGCCGGCGCGCGCCGGCGCGACCGCTAGCGGCGACGTGGGCGCCCAGCCGATCGCCAGCAATGACGGCTTCGACCTGGCTGCGCCGCTGTTGCAGCGCTTCTCGCAAAAATGA
- a CDS encoding DUF1571 domain-containing protein: MVSISPSPRWRRAALLGLLATAAACAATPTIAQEAATAPASAAAGTAAALPPELARVTQQPVAQQAAWLKTAARDGTLEKLDDATLTALFSALDPMTVPAYIAAGPNGYPSYEFTMTRQERLGDKWADKPDHMSVKITREPLRIYAKWLPDGAHSGQEAIYDETKRKDEMYGHLGGLLGKIPLWTSITGTLARAQSNHTIRDLGTEYVTGLYLSEGRKYEAAGVSKPTRVEARTIDGVRVVALTYETPTGRPQFYAKKETLGLDLRHPYFRTVESYDNDGRIFERIVFQKITPTSFDDSAFDPKNPDYKY; this comes from the coding sequence ATGGTTTCAATTTCCCCCTCGCCGCGCTGGCGCCGCGCCGCCCTGCTCGGCCTGCTCGCAACGGCGGCGGCATGCGCCGCCACGCCGACGATCGCGCAGGAGGCGGCCACCGCGCCAGCCTCCGCCGCGGCCGGTACCGCCGCCGCGCTGCCGCCCGAGCTCGCGCGCGTCACGCAGCAGCCGGTCGCGCAGCAGGCCGCCTGGCTCAAGACGGCCGCGCGCGACGGCACGCTCGAGAAGCTCGACGACGCGACGCTCACCGCCCTGTTCAGCGCGCTCGACCCGATGACGGTGCCCGCCTACATCGCGGCGGGCCCGAACGGCTACCCGTCCTACGAATTCACCATGACGCGCCAGGAGCGGCTCGGCGACAAGTGGGCCGACAAGCCCGATCACATGAGCGTGAAGATCACGCGCGAACCGCTGCGCATCTACGCGAAGTGGCTGCCTGACGGCGCGCATTCGGGCCAGGAAGCGATCTATGACGAGACCAAACGCAAGGACGAAATGTACGGCCATCTCGGCGGCCTGCTGGGCAAGATCCCGCTGTGGACCTCGATCACCGGCACGCTGGCGCGCGCGCAGTCGAATCACACGATCCGCGATCTCGGCACCGAGTACGTGACCGGGCTGTATCTGAGCGAAGGCAGGAAATACGAGGCCGCCGGCGTGAGCAAGCCGACCCGCGTCGAAGCCAGAACCATCGACGGCGTGCGCGTGGTGGCCCTGACCTACGAGACGCCGACCGGCCGCCCGCAGTTCTATGCCAAGAAGGAAACGCTGGGCCTGGACCTGCGCCACCCGTATTTCCGCACCGTCGAGTCCTATGACAACGACGGCCGGATCTTCGAGCGGATCGTATTCCAGAAGATCACGCCGACCAGCTTCGACGATTCCGCCTTCGATCCGAAGAACCCCGACTACAAATACTGA
- a CDS encoding DUF2968 domain-containing protein, translating to MSHKRVLGRTFIAGLVVAGGFQVAQAQGLAGSDNAAPAVSPAAQSSGGVVNSAPAAPSALPQAAQPTAGDGAGTTQSTIDELQQQIQSHALTEMRTAYNGSYGASLLFNIKDGTYYVALFQQKAFWRVIKTSNEARAEAVFRDFSKQAESLAASELQAARLEAQKAQTDKQIAVVQDRANRLQADLQIAREQQAAVNNRQKATRSETASLQAQRDALQAQLRQLQMQVRSLQRQADAGLPGNQ from the coding sequence ATGAGCCATAAACGGGTTTTGGGGCGGACATTTATTGCAGGATTGGTGGTGGCGGGCGGGTTTCAGGTGGCACAGGCTCAAGGCCTGGCGGGTAGCGACAACGCGGCGCCCGCGGTTTCTCCTGCTGCGCAGTCCTCGGGCGGCGTGGTGAATTCGGCGCCGGCCGCGCCGAGCGCCTTGCCGCAGGCCGCCCAGCCGACGGCGGGCGATGGCGCGGGTACCACGCAGAGCACCATCGACGAACTCCAGCAGCAGATCCAGTCCCACGCGCTGACCGAAATGCGGACCGCGTACAACGGCAGCTATGGCGCGAGCCTGCTGTTCAACATCAAGGACGGCACCTATTACGTCGCGCTGTTCCAGCAGAAGGCGTTCTGGCGCGTGATCAAGACCAGCAACGAGGCGCGCGCCGAGGCGGTATTCCGCGATTTCTCGAAGCAGGCCGAATCGCTGGCCGCCTCGGAACTGCAGGCGGCACGCCTGGAAGCGCAGAAGGCACAGACCGACAAGCAGATCGCGGTGGTCCAGGATCGCGCCAACCGGCTGCAGGCCGATCTGCAGATCGCACGCGAGCAGCAGGCGGCGGTCAACAACCGCCAGAAGGCCACGCGTAGCGAGACGGCTTCGCTGCAGGCCCAGCGCGATGCGCTGCAGGCCCAGTTGCGGCAGTTGCAGATGCAGGTTCGTTCGCTGCAGCGCCAGGCTGACGCCGGGTTGCCGGGCAACCAGTAA
- a CDS encoding TetR/AcrR family transcriptional regulator, whose translation MAVRQASRQSGGTKARILDAAEDLFVEHGFEAMSMRQITSRAAVNLAAVNYHFGSKEALIHAMLSRRLDQLNDERLRILDRFEAQLGASITCEHVLGAMFIPALQASRDPQRGGRAFLRLIGRAYTDPSTFVRSFLSAHYASVAGRFFEAFQRALPQLPRSELGWRLHYAIGALSGALAGAETDSLLDDFSQGRSMNDVQMIARLSSLIVAALKAPMPDAAQMSIFAAVLEDAQRGSPLVAGGGELQAGPFSASAGTLLHARHAS comes from the coding sequence ATGGCGGTTCGTCAGGCCAGCCGGCAAAGCGGCGGCACGAAGGCGCGCATACTCGACGCGGCCGAAGACCTGTTCGTCGAACACGGCTTCGAGGCGATGTCGATGCGGCAGATCACGTCGCGTGCCGCGGTCAATCTCGCGGCGGTCAATTACCACTTCGGCAGCAAGGAGGCGCTGATCCACGCGATGCTCTCGCGCCGCCTGGACCAGCTCAACGACGAACGCCTGCGCATCCTCGATCGCTTCGAGGCGCAGCTCGGCGCCTCCATCACCTGCGAGCACGTGCTCGGCGCGATGTTCATCCCGGCGCTGCAGGCCTCGCGCGATCCCCAGCGCGGCGGCCGCGCCTTCCTGCGGCTGATCGGGCGCGCCTACACCGATCCCTCGACCTTCGTGCGCAGCTTCCTGTCGGCGCATTACGCGAGCGTCGCGGGACGCTTCTTCGAGGCGTTCCAGCGCGCGCTGCCGCAACTGCCGCGCAGCGAACTCGGCTGGCGCCTGCACTACGCGATCGGCGCGCTGTCCGGCGCCCTGGCGGGCGCGGAAACCGACAGCCTGCTCGACGATTTCTCGCAGGGCCGCAGCATGAACGACGTGCAGATGATCGCGCGCCTGTCCTCGCTGATCGTCGCCGCGCTGAAGGCGCCGATGCCCGACGCGGCGCAGATGTCGATCTTCGCCGCGGTGCTCGAGGACGCGCAGCGCGGCAGCCCGCTGGTCGCCGGCGGTGGTGAATTGCAGGCCGGGCCGTTCAGCGCCTCGGCCGGTACGCTGCTGCACGCGCGGCACGCTTCCTGA
- a CDS encoding sigma 54-interacting transcriptional regulator has translation MRNTPAIEGLDLYVWEGKADIVDRVARCMASFDVEVIRADNVVLSAERAAARASLAIISVSMIESGAAFLSEWQANIGMPVVWVGAARGGGDAASYPPEYSHILPLDFTCAELRGLVSKLVAQLRAHAAQTSEPAMLVAHSEPMQALLLEVDTFADCDTNVLLHGETGVGKERIAQLLHEKHSRYRHGEFVPVNCGAIPDGLFESLFFGHAKGSFTGAVVAHKGYFEQAAGGTLFLDEVGDLPLYQQVKLLRVLEDGTVLRVGASAPLKVDFRLVAASNKKLPQLVKEGSFRADLYYRLAVIELGIPSLEERGAVDKIALFKSFVAQVVGEERLAALPDLPYWLADAVADTYFPGNVRELRNLAERVGVTVRQTGAWDAARLQRLVAHARAAQPVPVESAAEVYVDRSKWDMGERNRVIAALDANGWRRQDTAQHLGISRKVLWEKMRKYQIFDEEPEARESEG, from the coding sequence ATGAGAAACACACCTGCAATCGAAGGGCTCGACCTCTATGTCTGGGAAGGCAAGGCGGACATCGTCGACCGTGTCGCCCGCTGCATGGCCAGCTTCGACGTGGAGGTGATCCGGGCCGACAACGTGGTGCTGTCGGCCGAGCGCGCGGCCGCGCGTGCGTCGCTGGCGATCATCAGCGTCAGCATGATCGAGAGCGGCGCGGCCTTCCTCAGCGAATGGCAAGCCAATATCGGCATGCCGGTGGTCTGGGTGGGCGCCGCGCGCGGCGGTGGCGACGCCGCCAGCTATCCGCCCGAGTACTCGCACATTCTTCCGCTCGACTTCACCTGCGCCGAGCTGCGCGGGCTGGTTTCGAAGCTGGTCGCGCAACTGCGCGCGCACGCCGCGCAGACCTCCGAGCCGGCCATGCTGGTGGCGCATTCCGAGCCGATGCAGGCCCTGCTGCTGGAGGTCGACACCTTCGCCGACTGCGATACCAACGTGCTGCTGCACGGCGAGACCGGCGTCGGCAAGGAGCGCATCGCGCAACTGCTGCACGAGAAGCACTCGCGCTACCGGCACGGCGAATTCGTGCCGGTCAACTGCGGCGCGATTCCCGACGGCCTGTTCGAATCGTTGTTCTTCGGCCATGCCAAGGGATCGTTCACCGGCGCGGTGGTGGCGCACAAGGGCTATTTCGAGCAGGCCGCGGGCGGCACGCTGTTCCTCGACGAAGTCGGCGACTTGCCGCTCTACCAGCAGGTCAAGCTGCTGCGCGTGCTGGAGGACGGCACGGTGCTGCGGGTCGGCGCCTCCGCGCCCCTGAAGGTCGATTTCCGGCTGGTGGCGGCGAGCAACAAGAAGCTGCCGCAGCTCGTCAAGGAAGGATCGTTCCGCGCCGACCTCTACTACCGGCTGGCCGTGATCGAGCTGGGCATTCCCTCGCTCGAGGAACGCGGCGCGGTCGACAAGATCGCGCTGTTCAAGTCCTTCGTGGCGCAGGTGGTGGGCGAGGAGCGGCTGGCGGCCTTGCCGGACCTGCCTTACTGGCTGGCCGACGCGGTGGCGGATACCTATTTCCCCGGCAACGTGCGCGAGTTGCGCAACCTGGCCGAGCGCGTCGGCGTGACGGTACGCCAGACCGGCGCCTGGGACGCGGCGCGGCTGCAGCGCCTGGTGGCCCATGCGCGCGCCGCGCAGCCGGTGCCGGTGGAAAGCGCGGCCGAGGTCTATGTGGATCGCAGCAAGTGGGACATGGGCGAGCGCAATCGCGTGATCGCGGCCCTTGACGCCAACGGCTGGCGCCGCCAGGATACCGCCCAGCATCTGGGCATCAGCCGCAAGGTGTTGTGGGAAAAGATGCGCAAATACCAGATTTTCGACGAAGAGCCCGAAGCGCGTGAAAGTGAGGGATAA
- a CDS encoding AMP-binding protein translates to MNATVAPVGAPAPNTDGIWFPAYPRGVPQEIDLTQYDSLAQYFDECTSRYADRVAYLSAGSQLSYAALGRKAEAFASYLQHQLGVKPGDRVAIMLPNSFQYPITLFGALKAGAVVVNVNPLYTARELAHQLKDSGAETIVVFENFAHTLEEALPETRVRNVIVTALGDLLADGFNAKGRLINFVLKRVKKLVPAYRLPQAVRLRAALAQGAGRRAVPVTLTREDLAFLQYTGGTTGVAKGAMLTHGNLIANLLQAKSWIADQVSGEIETVLTPLPLYHIYSLTVNALIFMGLGGRNILIANPRDTKMMMKILRNETFTGITGINTLYNAFLDNAEFRARDFSKLKLAMAGGMAMQRAVADRFKEVTGCPVVEGYGLTECSPIVTMNPVDLNDMHDFNGSIGIPAPSTLVRFRREDGSWAGIGEAGELCVRGPQVMRGYWQRPDETAKVLDREGWLATGDIGVMDERGFVRLIDRKKDMILVSGFNVYPNEIEEVLVMHPGISEAAAIGVPDPAQGERIKAFVVRRDPALTIEEVLAHCRKNLTGYKMPKTVEFRDALPQTNVGKILRRALRDEELARLKAAASQ, encoded by the coding sequence ATGAACGCCACCGTTGCCCCCGTCGGCGCGCCGGCGCCGAATACCGACGGCATCTGGTTCCCGGCTTATCCGCGCGGCGTGCCGCAGGAGATCGACCTCACGCAGTACGACTCGCTCGCCCAGTATTTCGACGAATGCACCTCGCGCTACGCCGATCGCGTGGCCTACCTCAGCGCCGGCTCGCAACTGAGCTATGCCGCGCTCGGGCGCAAGGCCGAAGCCTTCGCGTCCTACCTGCAGCACCAGCTCGGCGTGAAGCCCGGAGATCGCGTCGCGATCATGCTGCCGAACTCGTTCCAGTATCCGATCACGCTGTTCGGCGCGCTCAAGGCCGGCGCGGTGGTGGTCAACGTCAACCCGCTCTACACGGCGCGCGAGCTCGCGCATCAGTTGAAGGACAGCGGCGCGGAAACCATCGTCGTATTCGAGAACTTCGCCCATACGCTCGAGGAAGCGCTGCCGGAGACGCGCGTGCGCAACGTGATCGTGACCGCGCTCGGCGACCTGCTCGCCGATGGCTTCAACGCCAAGGGCCGCCTCATCAACTTCGTGCTCAAGCGCGTCAAGAAGCTGGTGCCCGCCTACCGGCTGCCGCAGGCGGTCAGGCTGCGCGCGGCGCTGGCCCAGGGCGCCGGCCGGCGCGCCGTGCCGGTGACGCTCACGCGCGAGGACCTGGCCTTCCTGCAATACACGGGCGGCACCACCGGCGTGGCGAAGGGCGCGATGCTGACCCACGGCAACCTGATCGCGAACCTGCTGCAGGCGAAGTCGTGGATCGCCGACCAGGTCTCGGGCGAGATCGAGACGGTGCTCACGCCGCTGCCGCTTTATCACATCTATTCTCTGACCGTGAATGCGCTGATCTTCATGGGCCTGGGCGGGCGCAACATCCTGATCGCCAACCCGCGCGACACGAAGATGATGATGAAGATCCTGCGCAACGAGACCTTCACCGGCATCACCGGCATCAACACGCTCTACAACGCCTTCCTCGACAACGCGGAATTCCGCGCCCGCGATTTCTCCAAGCTCAAGCTCGCGATGGCGGGCGGCATGGCGATGCAGCGCGCGGTGGCCGATCGCTTCAAGGAGGTCACCGGCTGCCCGGTGGTGGAAGGCTACGGCCTGACCGAATGCTCGCCGATCGTCACCATGAACCCGGTCGACCTGAACGACATGCACGACTTCAACGGCTCGATCGGCATCCCCGCGCCCTCGACCCTGGTGCGCTTTCGCCGCGAGGACGGCAGCTGGGCCGGCATCGGCGAGGCCGGCGAGCTGTGCGTACGCGGCCCGCAGGTGATGCGCGGCTACTGGCAGCGCCCCGACGAAACCGCCAAGGTGCTCGACCGCGAGGGCTGGCTCGCGACCGGCGATATCGGCGTGATGGACGAGCGCGGTTTCGTGCGCCTGATCGACCGCAAGAAGGACATGATCCTGGTGTCGGGTTTCAACGTCTATCCGAACGAGATCGAGGAAGTGCTGGTGATGCATCCGGGCATCAGCGAGGCGGCCGCGATCGGCGTGCCCGATCCCGCGCAGGGCGAGCGCATCAAGGCCTTCGTGGTGCGGCGCGACCCCGCGCTGACGATCGAGGAGGTGCTCGCGCACTGCCGCAAGAACCTCACCGGCTACAAGATGCCGAAGACGGTCGAATTCCGCGATGCGCTGCCGCAGACCAATGTCGGCAAGATCCTGCGCCGCGCGCTGCGCGACGAGGAACTCGCCCGGCTCAAGGCAGCCGCATCGCAATGA